A single genomic interval of Nostoc commune NIES-4072 harbors:
- the lepB gene encoding signal peptidase I translates to MQNKVSDNNSSQQPDNSWIAELGRTIVLSIVLALGIRTFVAEARWIPSGSMEPTLHGTPNQWEADKIIVDKLKYKFADPQRGDIVVFSPTKELQKEQYQDAFIKRVIGLPGEKVQLKDGKVYINNKPLPESNYLSSGQTTVIDVCQSGPQPPFLAKPQTIPTGSYLVLGDNRNNSYDGRCWGVVPRENIIGRAVVRFWPLNHVGGIDKSPIYP, encoded by the coding sequence ATGCAAAATAAAGTGTCTGATAACAACTCTAGTCAACAACCTGATAATTCTTGGATCGCAGAGCTAGGTAGAACGATTGTATTAAGCATTGTTCTAGCTCTGGGAATTCGTACCTTTGTTGCTGAAGCACGCTGGATTCCTTCTGGATCGATGGAACCGACTCTGCATGGTACGCCAAACCAGTGGGAGGCAGATAAAATCATTGTCGATAAATTGAAGTATAAATTTGCTGACCCGCAACGGGGAGATATTGTAGTATTTTCGCCAACAAAAGAGCTACAAAAAGAACAATACCAAGATGCTTTTATTAAACGTGTAATTGGCTTACCTGGAGAAAAAGTACAACTTAAGGATGGCAAAGTCTATATCAATAACAAACCCCTCCCAGAAAGCAATTACCTCAGTTCTGGTCAGACTACAGTCATTGATGTTTGCCAATCAGGGCCACAACCACCTTTTTTGGCAAAACCCCAGACTATACCAACAGGTTCATACTTAGTACTAGGTGATAATCGTAACAATAGTTATGATGGCCGCTGCTGGGGTGTTGTCCCCCGCGAGAATATTATTGGACGGGCTGTAGTTCGCTTCTGGCCTCTAAATCATGTTGGAGGAATAGATAAATCGCCAATATATCCATAA
- a CDS encoding dihydroorotase → MSSPQILLIRRARIILPNGELMIGDVLTRDRQIVEVAPEISQTALATEIDAEGLTLLPGVIDPQVHFREPGLEHKEDLFTASCACAKGGVTSFLEMPNTRPLTTTQQALDDKLQRASQKSLVNYGFFIGATAENLPDLLLAKPTSGIKIFMGSMHGQLLVDGETALEAIFAKGDRLIAVHAEDQARINQRRQEFANIHDPAVHSQIQDNQAALLATQLALKLSQKYQRRLHILHMSTAEEADLLRQEKPSWVTAEVTPQHLLLNTSAYEKIGTLAQMNPPLRSPHDNEVLWQALRDGVIDFIATDHAPHTLEEKAQEYPNSPSGMPGVETSLALMLTAAMEGKCSVAQVVNWMSKNVAVAYGIPNKGAIAPGYDADLVLVDLNTYRPVRREELLTKCRWSPFEGWNLTGWATTTIVGGEVVYDKGQVNTQVRGQALTFL, encoded by the coding sequence ATGTCATCTCCACAAATTTTACTGATTCGTCGCGCTCGCATAATTCTACCCAATGGTGAACTGATGATTGGGGATGTATTGACCCGCGATCGCCAAATAGTCGAAGTTGCACCAGAAATCTCCCAAACGGCACTAGCCACTGAAATTGACGCAGAAGGGTTAACTTTGTTGCCAGGAGTCATCGATCCGCAGGTGCATTTCCGGGAACCTGGACTAGAACACAAAGAAGATTTATTCACCGCCAGTTGCGCTTGTGCTAAAGGGGGAGTCACTTCTTTTTTAGAAATGCCCAATACGCGCCCCCTGACAACGACACAGCAGGCTTTAGACGACAAGCTACAACGTGCCTCACAAAAGTCCTTGGTTAATTATGGCTTTTTTATTGGGGCAACAGCAGAAAATCTACCAGATTTGCTCTTAGCAAAGCCAACATCGGGAATTAAAATTTTCATGGGGTCGATGCATGGTCAGTTGTTAGTTGATGGCGAAACAGCATTGGAGGCGATATTTGCTAAAGGCGATCGCTTGATTGCCGTTCATGCCGAAGACCAAGCTAGAATTAACCAACGCCGCCAAGAATTTGCCAACATCCACGATCCAGCCGTTCACTCGCAAATTCAAGATAATCAAGCGGCATTGCTTGCAACCCAACTGGCATTAAAACTTTCTCAAAAATATCAACGTCGTTTGCATATTTTGCACATGTCAACTGCCGAAGAAGCAGATTTGCTGCGTCAGGAGAAACCTAGTTGGGTAACAGCAGAAGTGACACCACAGCATTTGTTGTTGAATACCAGTGCTTACGAGAAGATTGGCACTTTAGCACAGATGAATCCACCTTTGCGATCGCCCCATGATAACGAAGTTCTCTGGCAAGCTTTGCGCGATGGCGTGATTGATTTTATTGCTACAGATCACGCGCCGCACACCTTAGAAGAAAAAGCTCAAGAATACCCCAATAGTCCTTCGGGAATGCCTGGGGTAGAAACTTCTCTAGCTTTGATGTTAACTGCGGCGATGGAGGGAAAGTGTAGTGTTGCTCAAGTTGTTAACTGGATGTCAAAAAATGTAGCTGTGGCTTATGGTATTCCCAATAAAGGAGCGATCGCGCCTGGTTATGATGCCGATTTAGTACTTGTAGATTTAAACACATACCGTCCAGTCCGGCGCGAAGAACTATTAACCAAATGCCGTTGGAGTCCCTTTGAAGGCTGGAACCTTACCGGCTGGGCTACAACTACCATTGTCGGTGGTGAAGTAGTTTATGACAAAGGTCAGGTAAATACACAAGTGCGGGGTCAAGCTTTAACTTTCTTATAG
- a CDS encoding patatin-like phospholipase family protein, translating to MSFKILALDGGGIRGVVAARILQEVEQEIRNQGKGNFLYEYFDLISGTSTGSMLAGAIALGKESHELIKLYKDRGQDIFPLDRKERYKNLPSIIKSILDVFSPPKYSHDGIISVLKDTYKSIRIKDIEKPIILILAYDTLYRNTTFFTNCHPDLGDRWYDDCYLWQICTASASAPTFFPPYKLEPVDKEKFGDWEFPHIDGGVSANNPCLAALSLVMRISQSSVSPIIKQKYKLDNLQLEDISILSIGTGQTGEPYQYKQISKWRGLDWIQNLTNIFMEPTSEIDSTICRQIMGGYDSKRYLRLQFDLNETFKAKPEETYKDPRIVLPPEERKNRFTGEKVSPEIDNASLEIIEQLINTTSAFIDKGLTYYTRDDSGSPIKEAIASFIKDN from the coding sequence ATGTCCTTCAAAATTTTAGCTTTAGATGGTGGCGGTATTCGCGGAGTCGTTGCAGCACGAATACTTCAAGAAGTAGAACAAGAAATTAGAAACCAGGGCAAAGGAAACTTTTTATACGAATATTTTGATTTGATTTCTGGCACTTCCACTGGTTCAATGTTAGCAGGAGCGATCGCTTTAGGAAAGGAGAGCCATGAACTCATTAAACTCTATAAAGATAGAGGTCAAGATATATTCCCGCTAGATAGAAAAGAACGCTATAAAAACTTGCCGTCCATCATCAAATCAATTCTTGATGTATTTTCACCACCTAAATATTCTCATGATGGAATTATTAGCGTTCTCAAAGATACGTATAAATCTATAAGAATAAAAGATATTGAAAAACCGATTATTTTGATTCTTGCATACGATACATTATATCGGAATACAACCTTTTTTACTAATTGCCATCCCGATTTAGGAGACAGATGGTACGATGACTGTTATTTATGGCAGATATGTACTGCTTCTGCCTCAGCTCCTACTTTTTTTCCACCATATAAATTAGAACCTGTAGATAAAGAAAAATTTGGTGATTGGGAATTCCCACATATTGATGGAGGAGTTTCTGCTAACAACCCTTGTCTTGCAGCTTTGAGTTTAGTTATGAGGATCAGTCAATCTTCAGTCTCTCCAATAATTAAGCAAAAATATAAACTGGATAATCTGCAATTGGAAGATATTTCTATTCTTTCTATTGGCACAGGTCAAACTGGTGAACCATATCAATATAAGCAAATAAGTAAATGGAGAGGCTTAGACTGGATACAAAATCTTACTAATATCTTTATGGAACCTACATCTGAGATTGATAGTACTATTTGTCGGCAAATTATGGGTGGATACGATTCTAAACGTTACTTACGACTTCAGTTTGACTTAAATGAGACATTTAAAGCCAAGCCAGAAGAGACTTATAAAGATCCTCGCATTGTGTTACCTCCAGAAGAGCGAAAAAACCGATTTACAGGTGAAAAAGTCAGTCCAGAAATAGATAATGCCAGTTTGGAGATTATTGAGCAGTTAATAAATACTACTTCTGCATTCATTGATAAAGGTCTTACATACTATACCAGAGACGACTCTGGTTCTCCGATAAAGGAGGCGATCGCCTCTTTTATTAAAGATAATTAG
- a CDS encoding gluconeogenesis factor YvcK family protein: MSIGFLRQALNALQKQSRSRTSYRVNQWFKWLSPGLSVKRWLLISIGGVLLASLGLAIWIKLTPIFWMIEFFRNLLGVITNILPNYVSGPLVLLGGLLLVLWGQTRTVGSITKVLRTEGGEELIDVLLAHHRLYRGPKIVVIGGGTGLSMLLRGLKTYSANITAIVTVADDGGSSGRLRQEFGVLPPGDIRNCLAALADEEKLLTELFQYRFRAGDGLTGHSFGNLFLTAMSDITGDLEQAVAASSKVLAVRGQVLPATLSDVRLWAELADGRRIDGESSIPKAGGKIVKIGCIPANPPAVPAAIKAIKEADYIIIGPGSLYTSLIPNLLVPEIADAIAQTDAPRIYICNIMTQPGETEGYTVADHIRAIDAACGERRLFDAVLIHKKSPSEQSLIRYAEQNSHPVFLDREAVTQLGRRIVPANVLYEDETGVIRHNPQKLAQVLLRWYGRSQPLRGIQNSKFKIQNEGK; encoded by the coding sequence ATGTCAATTGGTTTTCTCAGACAAGCCCTCAACGCCCTGCAAAAGCAGTCGCGCTCTCGTACTTCCTATCGGGTTAACCAGTGGTTCAAATGGTTATCCCCTGGACTATCGGTAAAACGTTGGTTGTTGATCAGTATTGGGGGTGTACTGCTGGCGAGTTTGGGGTTAGCTATCTGGATTAAGCTCACCCCAATTTTTTGGATGATCGAGTTTTTTAGGAATCTTCTGGGAGTAATCACCAACATTTTACCCAACTATGTTAGTGGGCCTTTGGTGCTGCTTGGCGGCTTGCTGTTAGTGCTTTGGGGGCAAACTCGCACTGTCGGCTCAATTACTAAGGTACTAAGAACAGAAGGCGGAGAAGAACTCATCGATGTCTTACTGGCACATCATCGATTGTACCGAGGCCCGAAAATAGTGGTAATAGGTGGTGGTACCGGACTTTCTATGTTGTTGAGGGGACTCAAAACCTACAGCGCTAATATTACTGCTATTGTTACTGTCGCCGATGATGGTGGATCTTCTGGGCGGTTGCGTCAAGAATTTGGAGTGTTACCACCAGGGGATATTCGCAATTGTTTAGCTGCACTAGCAGACGAAGAAAAGTTATTAACAGAATTGTTTCAATACCGTTTTCGGGCTGGAGATGGGTTAACGGGTCACAGTTTTGGTAATTTGTTTTTAACGGCAATGAGTGATATTACTGGAGATTTAGAACAAGCTGTTGCAGCCAGTTCTAAAGTGCTAGCAGTACGGGGACAAGTACTACCAGCAACTCTCAGTGATGTTCGTCTCTGGGCAGAATTAGCCGATGGTCGTCGCATTGATGGGGAGTCTAGCATTCCCAAAGCTGGCGGTAAAATCGTTAAAATTGGCTGCATTCCAGCTAATCCTCCAGCAGTACCAGCAGCTATTAAGGCAATTAAAGAAGCTGATTACATTATTATTGGCCCAGGTAGCCTTTATACCAGCCTAATTCCTAATTTACTAGTACCAGAAATTGCCGATGCGATCGCTCAAACAGATGCCCCCCGTATTTATATCTGCAATATAATGACTCAACCAGGAGAAACTGAAGGATACACTGTTGCAGATCACATCAGAGCAATTGATGCTGCTTGTGGGGAAAGACGGTTATTCGATGCTGTACTGATACACAAAAAATCCCCCTCAGAGCAATCACTCATCCGCTACGCCGAACAAAACTCCCATCCGGTTTTCCTAGATAGAGAAGCCGTAACTCAGCTAGGACGAAGGATTGTTCCAGCTAATGTTTTGTATGAAGATGAAACGGGTGTTATCCGTCACAATCCGCAGAAACTAGCACAAGTGTTGTTGCGGTGGTACGGTAGAAGTCAGCCCCTTCGGGGAATTCAAAATTCAAAATTTAAAATTCAAAATGAAGGAAAATAA
- the ruvC gene encoding crossover junction endodeoxyribonuclease RuvC has protein sequence MEKRILGLDPGLAILGFGAITCTQTPNKIPETTVNMLDFGVIKTSADVEMGLRLCTLFDDLHTVIEEFKPDLVAIEKLFFYRMSSTILVAQARGIVILVLGQRRLPYVEFTPAQIKQALTGYGNADKSEVQEAVARELDLDDIPKPDDAADALAVALTASYQL, from the coding sequence ATGGAAAAACGAATTTTAGGATTAGATCCAGGACTGGCAATTTTAGGATTTGGGGCAATTACTTGCACACAAACTCCTAACAAGATACCAGAGACTACAGTAAATATGCTGGATTTTGGGGTAATCAAAACTTCGGCAGATGTGGAAATGGGACTGCGCTTATGTACCTTGTTTGATGATTTACACACTGTGATCGAGGAATTTAAACCAGATTTGGTTGCGATCGAGAAGCTATTTTTCTATCGGATGTCAAGTACAATCCTGGTTGCACAGGCGCGGGGTATAGTCATTTTAGTGTTGGGCCAGCGTCGTCTTCCTTATGTAGAGTTTACTCCTGCTCAAATTAAACAAGCTTTAACAGGGTATGGCAATGCCGATAAGTCGGAAGTGCAAGAAGCAGTGGCGCGGGAGTTGGATTTAGATGATATTCCTAAGCCGGATGATGCTGCGGATGCTTTGGCGGTAGCTTTGACGGCTTCTTATCAGCTGTAG
- the tsaE gene encoding tRNA (adenosine(37)-N6)-threonylcarbamoyltransferase complex ATPase subunit type 1 TsaE translates to MKIFLADTEATLRLGITLGESLTPGSVILLEGDLGAGKTTLVQGIGKGLGIAEPIVSPTFTLINEYTEGRLPLYHLDLYRLEPQEVAALNLESYWEGVEVIPGIVAVEWAERLPYKPDSYLSVSLTYGNEGTRQVELIPFNCAISEVIAAI, encoded by the coding sequence ATGAAAATTTTTCTTGCAGATACAGAGGCGACCCTACGCTTAGGTATTACTCTCGGTGAATCCCTAACTCCTGGCAGCGTAATTTTACTAGAAGGTGATTTAGGTGCTGGTAAAACTACCCTAGTTCAAGGTATTGGCAAAGGTTTGGGAATCGCTGAACCTATTGTTAGTCCCACCTTCACCCTGATTAATGAGTATACGGAAGGACGCCTCCCCCTTTACCATCTAGATTTATATCGGCTAGAACCACAAGAAGTTGCAGCCCTGAATTTAGAAAGTTACTGGGAAGGTGTTGAAGTCATACCAGGAATTGTGGCAGTTGAATGGGCAGAACGATTGCCCTACAAGCCAGATAGCTATTTAAGTGTGAGCTTGACTTATGGGAATGAGGGCACTCGTCAAGTCGAACTCATCCCATTCAATTGTGCCATTAGCGAAGTCATTGCCGCGATTTAA
- a CDS encoding MOSC domain-containing protein: protein MPYLAKILLYPVKSLDGVEVENARVIASGALQYDREFAFFDEQDRFVNGKRHAKINVIRAQFALLNRTISLQIPGGDSQQIFHLDEERPALEATMSNFFEFAVTLRQNSLMGFPDDTYSPGPTVISTATLAEVASWFPGLSVDEIRRRMRANIEIDGVPAFWEDRLFSEQGDLVSFRVGDVDFFGVNPCQRCIVPTRDSYLGKAYPNFQKIFATQRQATLPNWVASSPFNHFYRLSVNTQLAPSSAGKILQIGDKVDIFIQ from the coding sequence ATGCCTTACTTAGCCAAGATTTTACTGTATCCAGTTAAGTCACTGGATGGTGTTGAAGTTGAGAACGCTAGAGTTATTGCCAGTGGCGCACTACAATATGACCGCGAGTTTGCTTTTTTTGACGAACAGGATAGATTTGTGAATGGCAAACGTCATGCTAAAATCAATGTAATAAGAGCGCAATTTGCACTCTTAAATAGAACTATCTCGTTGCAGATCCCAGGCGGCGACTCACAACAAATTTTTCATCTGGATGAGGAACGGCCAGCATTAGAAGCAACTATGAGTAATTTTTTTGAGTTTGCTGTCACATTAAGGCAAAATTCTCTGATGGGTTTTCCTGACGATACATACTCACCTGGCCCAACGGTAATTAGTACAGCAACATTGGCAGAAGTAGCTTCCTGGTTTCCCGGTTTAAGTGTAGATGAAATACGCCGTCGGATGCGTGCCAACATCGAGATTGATGGTGTACCAGCATTTTGGGAAGATCGACTATTTAGTGAACAAGGTGATTTAGTCTCCTTTCGAGTGGGAGATGTAGATTTTTTTGGGGTTAATCCATGTCAGCGTTGTATTGTGCCAACACGCGATTCTTATTTAGGAAAAGCTTACCCAAACTTTCAAAAAATCTTTGCAACTCAACGACAAGCAACTCTACCAAATTGGGTTGCTTCATCGCCTTTTAATCACTTTTACAGATTGAGTGTCAATACTCAATTAGCCCCATCGTCAGCCGGAAAAATTTTGCAAATCGGCGATAAGGTTGACATATTTATACAATAA